One region of Culex pipiens pallens isolate TS chromosome 2, TS_CPP_V2, whole genome shotgun sequence genomic DNA includes:
- the LOC120425420 gene encoding uncharacterized protein LOC120425420, whose product MDTEQFKIFMKHQEKAQAELIASLQKMVVKQSTTPAAGSSAGPALPLPPPLELAGDMEANFEFFKQNWKNYASAAGMDGWPDTMKKQKTSILLSVIGSAARQKYFNFELTVAETDDPELALAAIKEKVVRKRNKFVDWINFFGLSQDPDEKIDDYLRKLKVLSKSCQFGALEKEMLRFKIVTSNKWPNLRTRMLGMQDLKEDAAVDMCRAEELVVTYGQVVGRTCDDVKKIRKKKECKCNHCGRKNHFERVCKSDRRKQSKSKRKVHKVHRDSLEDNSEESDSIESSSGSEASAVIGKIENSLELGGNVTTELDFCVDGKWQSSRCNLDTGANTSLVGYTWVTTMTGCARPKLLPSDCRLKNFSGAEIPVLGAIVVPCRHEGRKYKLLLQVVNGSHIPLLSARVCKVLKLVQFCDTVSESSSQSEEPVLEINQIRDFRRGGRSGETGEDHLQLFQDQPCVCSRARCWHPA is encoded by the exons ATGGACACTGAGCAgttcaagatttttatgaagCATCAGGAGAAGGCGCAGGCTGAGCTCATTGCATCGTTGCAAAAAATGGTCGTGAAGCAGTCAACAACGCCGGCCGCTGGAAGTTCGGCGGGCCCCGCTTTGCCGCTTCCCCCTCCGCTGGAGCTGGCCGGAGACATGGAGGCAAACTTTGAGTTTTTCAAGCAGAATTGGAAGAACTACGCATCCGCCGCTGGGATGGATGGTTGGCCGGACACGATGAAGAAGCAAAAAACGAGCATCCTTCTGTCAGTGATCGGAAGTGCAGCGCGCCAAAAGTACTTCAACTTTGAGCTTACGGTGGCAGAGACGGATGATCCGGAACTTGCTCTGGCAGCGATCAAGGAAAAGGTAGTGCGCAAACGGAACAAGTTTGTCGACTGGATCAATTTCTTTGGCCTTTCGCAAGATCCAGACGAAAAGATCGACGACTACCTGAGGAAGCTGAAGGTTCTGTCGAAGTCATGCCAGTTCGGAGCTCTGGAGAAAGAAATGCTGCGGTTCAAGATCGTCACATCGAACAAGTGGCCAAATCTCAGGACCAGGATGCTGGGTATGCAGGACCTGAAGGAAGATGCGGCCGTCGACATGTGCCGCGCAGAGGAACTCGTTGTAACCTACGGCCAGGTCGTAGGCCGGACGTGTGATGATGTCAAGAAGATCCGGAAGAAGAAGGAGTGCAA GTGTAACCACTGTGGCCGGAAGAACCATTTTGAAAGAGTGTGCAAGTCGGACCGGCGAAAGCAATCGAAGAGCAAGCGGAAAGTTCACAAGGTTCATCGAGATTCTCTGGAAGATAACAGTGAGGAGTCGGATAGCATCGAGtcgagcagcggcagcgaagCAAGCGCAGTGATCGGCAAGATCGAAAATTCGCTTGAACTCGGAGGTAACGTGACAACGGAGCTGGATTTCTGCGTCGACGGTAAGTGGCAATCATCCCGCTGCAATTTGGACACTGGTGCAAACACAAGTCTCGTGGGTTACACTTGGGTAACAACGATGACCGGATGTGCCAGACCAAAGCTACTACCGTCAGACTGCCGCCTCAAAAACTTCAGTGGAGCAGAGATTCCTGTCCTCGGTGCGATCGTTGTTCCCTGTCGGCACGAGGGTCGCAAATACAAGCTTCTTCTCCAGGTAGTGAATGGATCGCACATTCCCTTGCTATCAGCGAGAGTGTGCAAGGTACTGAAGCTTGTACAGTTTTGCGACACCGTGTCTGAATCTTCGTCTCAGTCGGAAGAGCCAGTGTTGGAGATCAACCAAATACGTGATTTTCGTCGTGGTGGCCGAAGCGGAGAAACCGGAGAGGACCATCTGCAGCTGTTTCAAGATCAGCCGTGTGTTTGTAGCCGAGCAAGATGCTGGCACCCAGCGTAG